The proteins below come from a single Streptomyces sp. B3I8 genomic window:
- a CDS encoding inorganic phosphate transporter → MEHITLLLGIVIVTALAFDFTNGFHDTANAMATTISTGALRPKTAVAMSAVLNLVGAFLSVEVAKTISGGIIDEEGLRTEVIFAALVGAILWNLLTWLLGLPSSSSHALFGGLIGAAVMSAGWSSVNGSTVVTKILLPAVAAPVVAGLAAMLATRLTYAIGNRADEKATAKGYRAGQIASAGLVSLAHGTNDAQKTMGIITLALVTGGVLSPGSNPPMWVIFSAGTAIALGTYLGGWRIIRTLGKGLTDLAPPQGFAAQTSAATAILASSHIGFSLSTTQVCSGAVMGSGLGRRGAVVRWSTATRMVVAWCLTLPAAGLVGAGAELLTKQGTWGTVVTGALLLAGAGTIWVLSRRKPVTVDNVNDLDSVADVDVESPGVVTAAIAAVAPPPAGPIIAADGAGATVVGTAVAAAPAVATAAGGTVATGLQTTIPAPDTGSAAEPTRPAAV, encoded by the coding sequence ATGGAACACATCACGCTCCTCCTGGGTATCGTGATTGTCACCGCACTCGCGTTCGACTTCACGAACGGTTTCCACGACACGGCCAACGCGATGGCCACCACCATCTCGACCGGCGCTCTGAGGCCCAAGACGGCGGTGGCCATGTCCGCCGTGCTGAACCTCGTCGGCGCGTTCCTCTCCGTGGAGGTCGCCAAGACGATCTCCGGCGGCATCATCGACGAAGAGGGCCTTCGAACCGAAGTGATCTTCGCCGCTCTCGTCGGCGCGATCCTGTGGAATCTGCTGACCTGGCTGCTGGGTCTCCCCTCCAGCTCCTCCCACGCACTGTTCGGCGGTCTGATCGGCGCGGCGGTCATGTCGGCCGGCTGGTCGTCGGTGAACGGCTCGACCGTCGTCACCAAGATCCTCCTTCCCGCGGTCGCCGCGCCGGTCGTGGCCGGTCTCGCCGCGATGCTGGCGACCCGGCTGACGTACGCCATCGGCAATCGGGCCGACGAGAAGGCCACCGCGAAGGGGTACCGGGCCGGGCAGATCGCCTCGGCCGGCCTGGTCTCCCTCGCGCACGGCACCAACGACGCGCAGAAGACCATGGGCATCATCACCCTCGCCCTGGTCACCGGCGGCGTCCTCTCCCCCGGTTCCAACCCGCCGATGTGGGTGATCTTCTCGGCGGGCACGGCCATAGCGCTCGGCACCTACCTGGGCGGCTGGCGGATCATCCGGACCCTCGGCAAGGGGCTGACCGACCTGGCGCCGCCGCAGGGATTCGCCGCGCAGACCAGTGCGGCGACGGCGATCCTCGCCTCCTCCCACATCGGCTTCTCGCTCTCCACCACCCAGGTCTGCTCCGGCGCGGTGATGGGCTCCGGACTCGGCCGCCGGGGCGCGGTGGTCCGCTGGTCCACCGCGACCCGCATGGTCGTCGCCTGGTGCCTGACGCTGCCCGCGGCGGGACTGGTCGGCGCCGGGGCGGAACTGCTCACCAAGCAGGGCACGTGGGGCACGGTCGTGACCGGCGCGCTGCTGCTCGCGGGGGCGGGGACGATCTGGGTGCTGTCCCGCCGCAAGCCGGTGACCGTGGACAACGTCAATGACCTGGACTCCGTCGCAGACGTCGACGTCGAGTCGCCGGGCGTCGTGACCGCGGCCATCGCCGCGGTGGCGCCGCCGCCGGCGGGCCCGATCATCGCCGCGGACGGCGCCGGGGCGACCGTCGTCGGCACGGCTGTCGCCGCCGCACCTGCCGTCGCCACGGCCGCCGGCGGCACGGTGGCCACGGGGTTGCAGACCACCATTCCCGCTCCGGACACCGGGTCCGCGGCGGAACCGACTCGTCCCGCCGCGGTGTGA
- a CDS encoding cobalamin biosynthesis protein, translating into MGAERLYAYGATAGLLGDLLLGDPRRGHPVAVFGRAAAAVERALWRDHRGRGALHTLVCAGGATALGALAARAVRRSPVASVALTATATWAVVGGTSLVREARAVGRALEAGDVDAARARLPHLCGRDPQALDADGIARAVVESVAENTSDAVVGALVWGAVAGVPGLLGFRAVNTLDAMVGHRSPRHLRYGWASARLDDLAGAPGARLTAVLAAVAGPDPRGAVRAWRADAGRHPSPNAGPVEASFAGALGVRLGGTLSYGGRVEHRPLLNGAGRAVRVADIERAARLSRRVNWLALGVCAGVRLAFGSRSRRANASANTGAHTRATAKGRTS; encoded by the coding sequence GTGGGTGCCGAACGCCTCTACGCGTACGGCGCCACTGCCGGCCTCCTCGGCGACCTGCTCCTCGGCGATCCGCGCCGCGGGCATCCCGTCGCCGTGTTCGGGCGGGCCGCGGCAGCCGTGGAGCGTGCGCTGTGGCGTGATCACCGAGGCCGGGGCGCGCTGCACACCCTGGTGTGCGCCGGTGGCGCCACCGCGCTCGGAGCCCTCGCCGCGCGCGCCGTACGCCGCTCCCCCGTCGCCTCCGTCGCCCTGACCGCGACCGCCACCTGGGCCGTCGTCGGCGGCACTTCGCTCGTGCGGGAGGCGCGGGCGGTGGGGCGGGCGCTGGAGGCCGGTGACGTGGACGCCGCCCGGGCGCGGCTGCCGCACCTGTGCGGGCGCGACCCGCAGGCGCTGGACGCCGACGGAATCGCGCGGGCCGTCGTCGAGTCCGTCGCCGAGAACACCTCCGACGCCGTCGTGGGCGCCCTCGTATGGGGTGCCGTCGCCGGTGTGCCGGGACTGCTCGGCTTCCGGGCCGTCAACACGCTGGACGCCATGGTCGGTCACCGTTCCCCCCGTCATCTGCGGTACGGGTGGGCCTCCGCGCGGCTGGACGACCTGGCCGGTGCACCGGGGGCGCGGCTCACCGCCGTCCTCGCGGCCGTCGCCGGTCCGGACCCCCGGGGTGCGGTACGGGCCTGGCGGGCGGACGCGGGCCGGCATCCGAGCCCCAACGCCGGTCCCGTCGAGGCCTCCTTCGCGGGGGCGCTCGGGGTGCGGCTGGGCGGCACGTTGTCGTACGGAGGGCGCGTGGAGCACCGTCCGCTGCTCAATGGCGCCGGGCGCGCCGTGCGGGTGGCGGACATCGAGCGTGCGGCGCGGCTCTCGCGGCGCGTGAACTGGCTCGCGCTGGGCGTGTGCGCGGGCGTGCGGCTCGCGTTCGGGAGCCGCAGCCGCCGGGCGAACGCAAGCGCGAACACAGGCGCGCACACGAGGGCGACGGCGAAGGGGCGTACATCATGA
- a CDS encoding cobyric acid synthase — MSGGTDRRTGGGLLVAGTTSDAGKSVVTAGICRWLARRGVKVAPFKAQNMSLNSFVTREGAEIGRAQAMQAQACRIEPTALMNPVLLKPGGERSSQVVLLGRPVGEMSARGYHGGRQRELLGTVLDSLAELRATYDAVICEGAGSPAEINLRRTDIVNMGIARNARLPVVVVGDIDRGGVFASFFGTVALLSRADQELVAGFLVNKFRGDVSLLEPGLDMLHGLTGRSTYGVLPFRHGLGIDEEDGMGVPPARTKLRAWGRVSSRGTVRESNTAPPVGEDVLRVAVCALPLMSNFTDVDALAAEPGVVVRFVDRPEELADADLVVVPGTRGTVRALEWLRARGLADALCRRAAEGRPVLGICGGYQILGEYIEDEVESRAGRVDGLGLLPVRVRFAREKTLARPVGEALGEPVEGYEIHHGVAEVTGGETFIRTAGGLDPDGCRVGAVRGTHWHGSLESDGFRRAFLREVAAAAGRRFVPAPDTSFAALREEQLDRLGDLIEQHADTDALWRLIESGAPQGLPFIPPGAPA; from the coding sequence ATGAGCGGCGGTACCGACCGTCGGACCGGTGGCGGGCTGCTCGTCGCCGGGACCACCTCCGACGCCGGGAAGAGCGTCGTCACCGCCGGGATCTGCCGGTGGCTGGCGCGGCGCGGCGTCAAGGTCGCGCCGTTCAAGGCGCAGAACATGTCCCTCAACTCGTTCGTCACGCGTGAGGGCGCCGAGATCGGGCGGGCGCAGGCCATGCAGGCCCAGGCCTGCCGGATCGAGCCGACCGCGCTGATGAACCCCGTGCTGCTCAAGCCGGGCGGCGAGCGGAGCAGCCAGGTGGTGCTGCTCGGCCGGCCGGTCGGCGAGATGAGCGCCCGCGGCTACCACGGCGGGCGGCAGCGGGAGTTGCTCGGCACCGTGCTCGACTCCCTGGCCGAGCTGCGCGCCACGTACGACGCGGTGATCTGCGAGGGCGCGGGCAGCCCGGCCGAGATCAATCTGCGCCGGACCGACATCGTCAACATGGGGATCGCGCGGAACGCGAGGCTCCCCGTGGTCGTCGTCGGCGACATCGACCGGGGCGGGGTCTTCGCCTCCTTCTTCGGCACCGTCGCCCTGCTCTCCCGCGCGGACCAGGAGCTGGTCGCCGGGTTCCTCGTCAACAAGTTCCGGGGCGACGTCTCGCTGCTCGAACCCGGCCTCGACATGCTGCACGGACTCACCGGCCGGTCCACGTACGGCGTGCTCCCGTTCCGGCACGGCCTCGGCATCGACGAGGAGGACGGAATGGGGGTCCCCCCTGCTCGAACGAAGTTGAGAGCTTGGGGGAGGGTCTCGTCGCGCGGGACCGTCCGGGAGTCGAACACCGCGCCGCCGGTCGGCGAGGACGTGCTGCGGGTCGCCGTGTGCGCGCTCCCGCTGATGTCCAACTTCACGGACGTCGACGCGCTCGCCGCCGAACCCGGTGTCGTCGTGCGGTTCGTGGACCGGCCGGAGGAGCTGGCCGACGCCGACCTCGTCGTCGTGCCCGGCACGCGCGGCACCGTCCGGGCTCTGGAGTGGCTGCGGGCGCGGGGGCTCGCCGACGCGCTGTGCCGCCGGGCCGCCGAGGGGCGGCCGGTCCTCGGGATCTGCGGCGGCTACCAGATCCTCGGCGAGTACATCGAGGACGAGGTCGAGTCGCGCGCCGGACGGGTGGACGGCCTCGGACTGCTGCCCGTACGGGTCCGGTTCGCCCGCGAGAAGACCCTCGCCCGGCCCGTCGGCGAGGCCCTCGGTGAGCCCGTCGAGGGGTACGAGATCCACCACGGGGTCGCCGAGGTCACCGGCGGGGAGACGTTCATCCGCACCGCCGGGGGCCTCGACCCGGACGGCTGCCGGGTCGGGGCGGTCCGGGGCACGCACTGGCACGGCTCGCTGGAGTCGGACGGTTTCCGGCGCGCCTTCCTGCGCGAGGTGGCCGCCGCCGCGGGCCGCCGCTTCGTCCCCGCCCCCGACACGTCGTTCGCCGCGCTGCGCGAGGAGCAGCTCGACCGGCTCGGCGACCTGATCGAACAGCACGCGGACACGGACGCGCTGTGGCGGCTCATCGAGTCCGGCGCGCCGCAAGGACTGCCCTTCATCCCACCGGGAGCGCCCGCATGA
- the cobN gene encoding cobaltochelatase subunit CobN gives MSTVLLLSTADTDLLAARAATGAGYRIGNPTRVDVAEELPALLDGADLAVVRLLGGKRAWEDGLAALKASGVPTVLLGGESVPDAELMAESSVPAGVVAEALRYLVEGGPDNLTQLARFLSDTVLLTGEGFEEPRKMPEYGVHGARARVPGRPTVGVLFYRAHELSGNTGFVDTLCDAIEARGANALPVYCGSLRGADPGLYELLAGADALVATVLAAGGTHASQASAGGEEEAWDVGALAELNVPVLQGLCLTSSRAQWEASDAALSPMDAAMQVAIPEFDGRLVTVPFSFKEQLDDDGAGVPVYVADPERAARVAGIAVRHAALGHKPNAEKRIALVFTAYPTKHSRVGNAVGLDTPASAVRVLDALREAGYGVHGYPSGGDELIHRLIEAGGHDVEWLTEDQLAAAPARVPLADYREWFDTLDPELRGGMLQAWGEPPGSLYVDGDDIVLASLRFGNVVVMIQPPRGFGENPIAIYHDPDMPPSHHYLAAYRWLENSFGADAIVHMGKHGTMEWLPGKGLGLSAGCAPDAVLGDLPLIYPFIVNDPGEGTQAKRRGHATVVDHLVPPMARADTYGDLAKLEQLLDEYALVSDLDPTKAPAVRAQIWTLVKAAELHHDLHVDDQPDDAEFDSFVMHIDGYLCEIKDVQIRDGLHILGGGPVGEPRVNLVLAVLRASQVWGGRANALPGLRACLAAHFGLVEKELLAEPGAGVKIPVELTGLVDGPARTASDAIDLLEQLCRRLAEGMEARDWAADAGDALVREVLGTELLEAAAVLRFACEEVVPRLARTTDEIGHILLALDGGYVPAGPSGSPTRGLVNVLPTGRNFYSVDPKAIPSRLSWEVGQSLADSLVQRYLTDTGEYPKSVGLTVWGTSAMRTQGDDIAEILALLGCRPVWDDASRRVTGFEVLPPKELGRPRIDVTVRISGFFRDAFPHVVGLIDDAVRAVAELDEPADANFVKAHADEDTAAHGDRRRATSRIFGSKPGAYGAGLLPLIDARNWRSDADLAEVYAVWGGYAYGRGLDGRAARGDMETAFRRIAVAAKNVDTREHDLVDADDYFQYHGGMVAMVRHLTGESPEAYVGDSATPDQVKTRTLGEETHRVFRARVVNPRWMAAMRRHGYKGAFEMAATVDYLFGYDATAGVVDDWMYEKLSAEYVFDAENQDFMRKSNPWALRGITERLLEAAERGLWAEPDAETLERLRATYLELEGDLEGDEK, from the coding sequence ATGAGCACAGTGTTGTTGTTGTCGACCGCCGACACGGACCTGCTGGCGGCCCGGGCCGCCACCGGTGCCGGCTACCGGATCGGCAACCCCACCCGCGTGGACGTCGCCGAGGAGCTGCCCGCGCTGCTCGACGGCGCCGACCTCGCCGTCGTACGGCTGCTGGGCGGCAAGCGGGCGTGGGAGGACGGGCTGGCCGCGCTGAAGGCGTCCGGCGTGCCGACCGTGCTGCTCGGCGGGGAGAGCGTGCCGGACGCCGAGCTGATGGCCGAGTCGTCGGTGCCGGCGGGCGTGGTGGCCGAGGCCCTGCGCTATCTGGTCGAGGGCGGCCCCGACAACCTCACCCAGCTCGCCCGGTTCCTGTCGGACACCGTGCTGCTGACCGGCGAGGGCTTCGAGGAGCCGCGGAAGATGCCCGAGTACGGCGTGCACGGCGCCCGCGCCCGCGTACCGGGCCGGCCGACCGTCGGCGTGCTCTTCTACCGCGCCCACGAACTCAGCGGCAACACCGGCTTCGTGGACACCCTGTGCGACGCGATCGAGGCGCGCGGCGCCAACGCGCTGCCGGTGTACTGCGGTTCGCTGCGCGGCGCGGACCCCGGCCTGTACGAGCTGCTGGCGGGGGCCGACGCGCTCGTCGCCACCGTGCTGGCCGCCGGCGGCACCCACGCCTCGCAGGCGTCGGCGGGCGGCGAGGAGGAGGCGTGGGACGTCGGGGCGCTGGCCGAGCTGAACGTGCCCGTGCTGCAGGGGCTGTGCCTGACCTCCTCGCGCGCCCAGTGGGAGGCGTCCGACGCCGCGCTGTCCCCGATGGACGCGGCGATGCAGGTCGCCATCCCCGAGTTCGACGGCCGGCTGGTCACCGTCCCCTTCTCCTTCAAGGAACAGCTCGACGACGACGGGGCCGGGGTCCCGGTGTACGTCGCCGACCCCGAGCGGGCCGCGCGGGTCGCCGGGATCGCCGTGCGGCACGCGGCGCTCGGGCACAAGCCGAACGCCGAGAAGAGGATCGCGCTCGTCTTCACCGCCTACCCCACCAAGCACTCCCGGGTCGGCAACGCCGTCGGCCTGGACACGCCCGCCTCGGCGGTACGGGTGCTGGACGCGCTGCGCGAGGCGGGGTACGGGGTGCACGGATACCCGTCCGGCGGCGACGAGTTGATCCACCGGCTCATCGAGGCAGGCGGCCACGACGTGGAGTGGCTGACCGAGGACCAGCTCGCCGCCGCCCCCGCACGGGTGCCGCTCGCCGACTACCGGGAGTGGTTCGACACGCTCGACCCCGAGCTGCGCGGCGGCATGCTCCAGGCGTGGGGCGAGCCGCCGGGCTCCCTGTACGTGGACGGCGACGACATCGTGCTCGCGTCGCTGCGGTTCGGGAACGTCGTGGTCATGATCCAGCCGCCGCGCGGCTTCGGCGAGAACCCCATCGCGATCTACCACGACCCCGACATGCCGCCGTCCCACCACTACCTCGCCGCCTACCGATGGCTGGAGAACAGTTTCGGCGCCGACGCGATCGTCCACATGGGCAAGCACGGCACGATGGAGTGGCTGCCCGGCAAGGGGCTCGGGCTGAGCGCCGGCTGCGCGCCGGACGCCGTGCTCGGCGACCTGCCGCTGATCTACCCGTTCATCGTCAACGACCCCGGCGAGGGCACCCAGGCCAAACGGCGCGGGCACGCGACGGTGGTCGACCACCTGGTGCCGCCGATGGCGCGGGCCGACACCTACGGCGACCTGGCGAAACTGGAACAACTCCTCGACGAGTACGCGCTGGTGAGCGATCTCGACCCGACGAAGGCCCCGGCCGTGCGGGCGCAGATCTGGACGCTGGTCAAGGCCGCCGAGCTCCACCACGACCTGCACGTGGACGACCAGCCCGACGACGCCGAGTTCGACTCGTTCGTCATGCACATCGACGGCTATCTGTGCGAGATCAAGGATGTGCAGATCCGCGACGGCCTGCACATCCTGGGCGGCGGCCCGGTCGGTGAGCCGCGCGTCAACCTGGTGCTCGCGGTACTGCGCGCCTCGCAGGTGTGGGGCGGCCGGGCGAACGCGCTGCCGGGTCTGCGGGCCTGCCTCGCCGCCCATTTCGGGCTGGTGGAGAAGGAGTTGCTGGCCGAACCGGGCGCCGGGGTCAAGATTCCGGTGGAGCTGACCGGCCTGGTGGACGGTCCCGCCCGTACCGCGTCCGACGCGATCGACCTGCTCGAGCAGCTCTGCCGCCGCCTCGCCGAGGGCATGGAGGCGCGCGACTGGGCGGCCGACGCGGGCGACGCCCTCGTACGCGAGGTCCTGGGCACCGAACTCCTCGAGGCGGCGGCGGTGTTGCGGTTCGCCTGCGAGGAGGTGGTGCCCCGGCTGGCCCGTACGACGGACGAGATCGGGCACATCCTGCTCGCCCTGGACGGCGGTTACGTCCCGGCGGGCCCCTCCGGCTCGCCCACGCGCGGCCTGGTCAACGTCCTGCCGACCGGCCGGAACTTCTACTCCGTCGACCCCAAGGCGATCCCGTCCCGGCTGAGCTGGGAGGTCGGGCAGTCGCTGGCGGACTCGCTGGTGCAGCGGTATCTCACCGACACCGGTGAGTACCCGAAGTCCGTCGGGCTGACGGTGTGGGGCACCTCCGCGATGCGCACCCAGGGCGACGACATCGCCGAGATCCTCGCGCTGCTGGGCTGCCGCCCGGTGTGGGACGACGCGTCGCGCCGGGTGACCGGCTTCGAGGTGCTCCCCCCGAAGGAGCTGGGCCGGCCGCGCATCGACGTCACGGTCCGCATCTCCGGCTTCTTCCGGGACGCGTTCCCGCACGTGGTGGGGTTGATCGACGACGCCGTACGGGCGGTGGCGGAGCTGGACGAGCCGGCCGACGCCAACTTCGTGAAGGCGCACGCCGACGAGGACACCGCCGCGCACGGCGACCGCCGCCGGGCCACGTCCCGCATCTTCGGCTCCAAGCCCGGCGCGTACGGCGCGGGCCTGCTGCCGCTCATCGACGCCCGCAACTGGCGCTCCGACGCCGACCTCGCCGAGGTGTACGCGGTGTGGGGCGGCTACGCGTACGGGCGCGGCCTGGACGGACGGGCGGCGCGCGGTGACATGGAGACGGCGTTCCGGCGGATCGCGGTGGCGGCGAAGAACGTGGACACGAGGGAACACGATCTCGTCGACGCCGACGACTACTTCCAGTACCACGGCGGCATGGTCGCCATGGTCCGGCACCTGACGGGCGAGAGCCCCGAGGCGTACGTGGGCGACTCGGCCACGCCGGACCAGGTGAAGACGCGGACGCTGGGCGAGGAGACGCACCGGGTGTTCCGGGCGCGGGTGGTCAACCCGCGCTGGATGGCGGCCATGCGGCGGCACGGCTACAAGGGTGCTTTCGAGATGGCCGCGACGGTGGACTACCTGTTCGGGTACGACGCCACGGCGGGCGTGGTCGACGACTGGATGTACGAGAAGTTGTCGGCCGAGTACGTCTTCGACGCCGAGAACCAGGACTTCATGCGGAAGTCCAACCCCTGGGCGCTGCGCGGCATCACCGAACGCCTGCTGGAGGCGGCGGAGCGCGGGCTGTGGGCGGAGCCGGACGCGGAGACGCTGGAGCGGCTGCGCGCCACCTATCTGGAACTCGAAGGCGATCTGGAGGGCGACGAGAAGTGA
- a CDS encoding putative cobaltochelatase: MSTPFPFTAVVGQDDLRLALLLNAVSPAVGGVLVRGEKGTAKSTAVRALSALLPAVDVVSGCRFSCDPAAPDPACPDGPHEGGAFESRAARMVELPVGASEDRLVGALDIERALAEGVKAFEPGLLADAHRGILYVDEVNLLHDHLVDLLLDAAAMGASYVEREGVSVRHASKFLLVGTMNPEEGELRPQLLDRFGLTVEVAASREPDQRVEVVRRRLAYDDDPAGFAVRWAEEEAAVRQRIVAARELLPSVRLGDGALRQIAATCAAFEVDGMRADIVMARTATALAAWAGRTVVLAEDVRQAALLALPHRRRRNPFDAPGLDEDKLDETLEECGGSDEGSGDGGEGGGDPDPDDDGPGGGGGQPSPEDGGPGGGDTAARPEAGEGGEPQPSGAGAGEQSPVRAAEPFRTKVLSVPGLGEGAAGRRSRARTEHGRTTGARRPRGALTKLHLAATVQAAAPHQRARGRSGPGLVVRRDDLRQATREGREGNLVLFVVDASGSMAARQRMSAVKGAVVSLLLDAYQRRDKVGLVTFRGSSAEVALPPTSSVDAAAARLESLPTGGRTPLAAGLLRAHEVLRVERLRDPARRALVVVVTDGRATGGPDPVALASRAAGLFAAEGTASVVVDCESGPVRLGLAGRLAGELGGTAVTLDELRADSIAGLVRDVQGAQGAHDAQRTRRTTQRRAA; the protein is encoded by the coding sequence GTGAGTACCCCCTTTCCGTTCACGGCCGTTGTCGGCCAGGACGACCTGCGGCTCGCGCTGCTGCTGAACGCCGTGTCCCCGGCGGTCGGCGGGGTGTTGGTGCGCGGCGAGAAGGGCACCGCCAAGAGCACCGCCGTACGGGCACTGTCGGCGCTGTTGCCCGCCGTGGACGTCGTCTCCGGGTGCCGGTTCTCGTGCGATCCGGCCGCGCCGGATCCCGCGTGCCCGGACGGGCCGCACGAGGGCGGGGCCTTCGAGTCCCGCGCGGCTCGCATGGTGGAGCTGCCGGTCGGAGCCTCGGAGGACCGGCTGGTGGGTGCGCTCGACATCGAGCGGGCGCTCGCGGAAGGCGTGAAGGCGTTCGAACCGGGGCTGCTCGCCGACGCGCACCGGGGAATCCTGTACGTCGACGAGGTGAACCTGCTCCATGACCACCTCGTGGACCTGTTGCTGGACGCCGCCGCGATGGGTGCCTCGTACGTCGAGCGCGAGGGTGTCTCCGTACGGCATGCCTCGAAGTTCCTGCTCGTCGGCACCATGAACCCCGAAGAGGGGGAACTGAGGCCGCAGTTGCTCGACCGCTTCGGCCTCACCGTCGAGGTCGCCGCGTCCCGCGAGCCGGATCAGCGCGTGGAGGTCGTACGGCGGCGGCTCGCCTACGACGACGATCCCGCCGGGTTCGCCGTGCGGTGGGCCGAGGAGGAGGCCGCCGTACGGCAACGGATCGTCGCCGCGCGGGAGTTGCTGCCCTCGGTGCGGCTGGGCGACGGGGCGCTGCGGCAGATCGCGGCGACGTGCGCGGCGTTCGAGGTGGACGGCATGCGTGCCGACATCGTGATGGCACGGACGGCGACCGCGCTGGCGGCCTGGGCCGGCCGGACGGTCGTACTCGCGGAGGACGTGCGCCAGGCCGCACTGCTGGCGCTCCCCCACCGGCGCCGTCGCAACCCGTTCGACGCGCCCGGACTCGACGAGGACAAGCTCGACGAGACGCTGGAGGAGTGCGGCGGGTCGGACGAGGGCAGCGGCGACGGCGGTGAGGGAGGCGGCGACCCCGATCCGGACGACGACGGGCCCGGCGGTGGCGGCGGGCAGCCGTCCCCCGAGGACGGCGGCCCCGGGGGCGGGGACACCGCCGCGCGGCCCGAGGCGGGCGAGGGCGGCGAGCCGCAGCCGTCCGGTGCGGGCGCCGGTGAGCAATCGCCGGTGCGGGCCGCCGAGCCGTTCCGTACGAAGGTGCTCAGCGTGCCCGGCCTCGGTGAGGGTGCCGCCGGGCGGCGCTCTCGGGCGCGGACCGAGCACGGGCGGACGACGGGCGCCCGGCGCCCCCGGGGCGCCCTGACCAAGCTGCACCTGGCGGCGACGGTGCAGGCCGCCGCACCGCATCAGCGGGCGCGGGGGCGCAGCGGGCCCGGGCTCGTGGTGCGCCGGGACGATCTGCGGCAGGCGACCCGCGAGGGGCGTGAGGGCAACCTCGTGCTGTTCGTCGTCGACGCCTCCGGGTCGATGGCGGCGCGGCAGCGGATGAGTGCCGTGAAGGGTGCGGTGGTCTCGCTGCTGCTCGACGCCTATCAGCGGCGGGACAAGGTGGGGCTCGTGACCTTCCGGGGTTCGTCCGCCGAGGTGGCCCTGCCACCGACCTCCTCCGTGGACGCGGCGGCGGCCCGGCTGGAGTCGCTGCCGACGGGCGGGCGCACCCCGCTGGCGGCCGGGCTGCTCAGGGCGCACGAGGTGCTGCGGGTGGAGCGGCTGCGGGATCCCGCGCGGCGGGCGCTGGTCGTGGTGGTGACGGACGGCCGGGCCACCGGCGGTCCCGATCCGGTCGCGCTGGCCTCGCGGGCGGCGGGGCTGTTCGCCGCCGAGGGGACCGCGTCCGTGGTCGTGGACTGCGAGTCGGGTCCGGTACGGCTCGGGCTGGCGGGGCGGCTCGCCGGTGAACTGGGCGGTACGGCGGTGACGCTGGACGAGCTGCGGGCGGACTCGATCGCCGGGCTGGTGCGGGACGTGCAGGGCGCACAGGGCGCGCACGATGCGCAGAGGACACGGCGGACGACACAGCGGAGGGCCGCGTAA
- the cobO gene encoding cob(I)yrinic acid a,c-diamide adenosyltransferase codes for MPQGQPSVVPDDGLTTRQRRNRPLVVVHTGVGKGKSTAAFGLALRAWNQGWPIGVFQFVKSAKWKVGEENALRVLGASGEGGSVAWHKMGEGWSWVQRGLQGDNATNEEKAREGWEQVKRDLAAETYKLYVLDEFAYPMHWGWVDTDEVVDVLRHRPGTQHVVITGRNAPEKLVDFADLVTDMSKVKHPMDAGQKGQRGIEW; via the coding sequence ATGCCGCAGGGACAGCCGAGTGTGGTGCCGGACGACGGCCTGACGACCCGTCAGCGACGCAACCGTCCGCTGGTGGTCGTCCACACGGGCGTGGGAAAGGGCAAGTCGACCGCCGCGTTCGGGCTGGCGCTGCGCGCCTGGAACCAGGGGTGGCCGATCGGGGTGTTCCAGTTCGTCAAGTCGGCGAAGTGGAAGGTCGGCGAGGAGAACGCGCTGCGGGTGCTGGGGGCGTCCGGCGAGGGCGGCTCGGTGGCCTGGCACAAGATGGGCGAGGGGTGGTCCTGGGTCCAGCGGGGCCTGCAGGGCGACAACGCGACCAACGAGGAGAAGGCGCGGGAGGGCTGGGAGCAGGTCAAGCGCGACCTGGCCGCCGAGACGTACAAGCTGTACGTGCTCGACGAGTTCGCGTACCCGATGCACTGGGGGTGGGTCGACACCGACGAGGTGGTCGACGTGCTGCGGCACCGGCCCGGCACCCAGCATGTCGTGATCACCGGGCGGAACGCGCCGGAGAAGCTCGTGGACTTCGCGGACCTGGTGACCGACATGTCGAAGGTGAAGCACCCGATGGACGCCGGCCAGAAGGGCCAGAGGGGCATCGAGTGGTGA